The Candidatus Rokuibacteriota bacterium genome includes the window CAGTCCAGCCCGGAGCAAGTGCGCAACCACGGGGAGAGCACCCGGATCCAGATCGGCCTCCGCGACAAGGCGGTCGCCTTCGGCTGGCGCGACCCCATCACCATTTTGGACGACCTCGGCACCTCGGCCGGCGGCTTCGCCCACCGAGCCGGCTTCCAGCACATGGCGGCCGAAGTCTCTCTGGGCCATATCGGCATCATCCTGTGCTTCGAGGCCTCCCGGCTCTCGCGCAACTCCAAAGA containing:
- a CDS encoding recombinase family protein, whose amino-acid sequence is MMTDRITANHLKRAAIVYVRQSSPEQVRNHGESTRIQIGLRDKAVAFGWRDPITILDDLGTSAGGFAHRAGFQHMAAEVSLGHIGIILCFEASRLSRNSKDWAQLFEICGHLDTLVADLDQVYDLAFPNDRLILGVKGSVSEY